ACAGGCACACTGCTTGCTTTCCCCGGAAGTATGGTAGGCGCACTCTGCTGCGGACTTGCTTTCAGATACATTTTTCCGAAATGGTCGTTTGCTAAGCGTGTTCCGATAGCTTTCCTCGGTGAGATAATCGGCACAGGTATCCTCGGCGCTATGGCGGCTTTCCCTATTGCCACATTTGTAATGGGCAAAGAGGCAGCTTTATTCACCTACGTTATCCCCTTCGGTGTAAGCACGGTAGGCGGTGCGCTGATAGCGTCCGTCCTCATGTTCGCCCTCGCAAAGACGGGAGTTATAAATATGATGTTCAGACAGACAAGCGAGAAAAAAGCGTAAACGTCCATAAATAAATCAAAGCCACAGAGATTATTCCCTGTGGCTTTTAGTTTGTAGAAAAAGTTTTTTCAAAAAAGTGCTTGTTCTCAATCTCTGTCACCTTCAGGACGCTCTGTTGACTTTGCGGAGATGCAAAACCGGCAGAGCAAGCAACGCTAACACTCATTTTCAAAAATATAAAGGTTTTTCGACAGCCTGAACGGCTTGCGTTTACAAGCCGTTACTTATATACCTATCCTTTTGTTATATACAGCCTCTTAGTCCCCGTATTCTCACAGAAATATCTGTCATGCTCCGCAAGAAGCATTGTCGGCGTATTCGCACCGAGTAATCGCTCAAGCTGTATCCTTGAAATAATATCAACGAAGTTCAGCGGTTCATCCCATATATAGAGATTAGCAGGTGTAGCAAGACTGCCCGCTATAAGCACCTTCTTTTTCTGCCCGGCACTGAGATTTTCCGTTCGGCCGATAAGCTCCCTGCGTGAAAATCCAAGCTTTGCGAGTA
This window of the [Eubacterium] siraeum genome carries:
- the thiW gene encoding energy coupling factor transporter S component ThiW, translated to MNKKVSIQKLAISGVLIALAVVLSGFSIPIGASKCFPIQHMVNVIAGTLLGPWYAVGMAFVTSLIRLIMGTGTLLAFPGSMVGALCCGLAFRYIFPKWSFAKRVPIAFLGEIIGTGILGAMAAFPIATFVMGKEAALFTYVIPFGVSTVGGALIASVLMFALAKTGVINMMFRQTSEKKA